From the genome of Pseudomonas helvetica:
TACTTCCATGATATTTCCCCTGCCTTCAGCCTGTCTTGGCGGTTTGATTCCGGTAGTCTGCAAGTTCAAGTCGACTTGAGGTCAAGCATGAAAGAGATGGATATCGGTGAAGTGGCACGTCGTTCCGGTTTGCCCTCTTCAACCCTGCGCTACTACGAAGAAAAAGGTCTTATCCGCTCGATAGGTCGTCGTGGCCTGAGCCGCGTATTTCGTGCAGATGTACTCCAGCGACTGTCATTGATCGCGCTCGGGCAATCTGCGGTGTTTTCATTGGACGATATCGCCGCCATGCTGGACGCAGACGGTCAGCCTGCCATTGATCACAAGAGGCTTGCAGAGAAGGCTGATGAACTGGACCGCACCATCGAGCGCCTCAGTGCCATACGTGACGAGCTTCGTCGTGCTGCGTCCTGTCCGGCTC
Proteins encoded in this window:
- a CDS encoding helix-turn-helix domain-containing protein; its protein translation is MKEMDIGEVARRSGLPSSTLRYYEEKGLIRSIGRRGLSRVFRADVLQRLSLIALGQSAVFSLDDIAAMLDADGQPAIDHKRLAEKADELDRTIERLSAIRDELRRAASCPAPRHIECPMFQKMLNAIGSGNLKRKTGKGSLRRHGS